The following are from one region of the Dermacentor albipictus isolate Rhodes 1998 colony chromosome 5, USDA_Dalb.pri_finalv2, whole genome shotgun sequence genome:
- the LOC135910768 gene encoding uncharacterized protein yields the protein MIATSKIRRPPRLVDYERRKIRRVSFLESSTEDVTECTGGYTSEPTICWAKEEPRPALWPRDARYDFRFGRDDVKREPNIAPTATSASRLCQGPQPPHARLVPEGPAMPSYSQGPPPGKARVELRDAMPKAHVLRGGDRDERDSPEKPWLQSFGIGVLVAALVAAVITLALTAERPTEVYRKEASPLPREAEQVTLAVGNRIAASIEAKEAVARIGTKGAARLREVVTKVKTSSPEKTETRAPPAQRLGIENETRPADRRCGRRFYTYCEHGRREAYYSGRSRSCAWSERDHVRVCNRGANRFRNLGTCLDSCARDPPRERCFESVLFTDCSRQDVVEEWWFFEGARCVRWDLPFGDCPSSRGGRAFRSRNECSRMCLESRRGLEGASALKRSRCRAPVAVTCDIRHIRYPYFADMNARGNARCVRAWKPTLLSRLCLVGSNRFDSLSTCSRVCGSSPPDVL from the exons ATGATAGCGACGTCCAAGATCCGAAGACCGCCACGCCTCGTGGACTACGAGAGGCGAAAGATTCGTCGCGTCTCCTTCCTCGAGTCCAGCACTGAGGACGTCACCGAGTGCACGGGCGGGTATACTTCCGAGCCGACCATCTGTTGGGCAAAAGAGGAACCGCGGCCAGCACTGTGGCCTCGCGACGCCAGGTACGACTTCCGGTTCGGCCGCGACGACGTCAAACGCGAGCCCAACATCGCGCCTACGGCTACGTCGGCGTCGCGTCTATGCCAAGGGCCACAGCCCCCGCACGCGAGGTTGGTCCCGGAAGGCCCAGCGATGCCGAGCTATTCCCAAGGGCCGCCGCCGGGCAAGGCACGCGTTGAACTTCGCGACGCTATGCCGAAGGCGCACGTGCTGCGAGGCGGGGACAGAGACGAACGCGACAGCCCGGAGAAGCCGTGGTTGCAGAGCTTCGGCATCGGGGTGCTGGTGGCCGCGCTGGTTGCCGCTGTGATCACCCTGGCGCTGACCGCTGAACGGCCGACGGAGGTGTATCGGAAAGAAGCTTCGCCCCTTCCACGCGAGGCGGAGCAGGTTACCCTGGCGGTTGGCAACAGGATTGCCGCATCGATTGAGGCGAAAGAAGCTGTGGCCAGGATTGGGACTAAAGGGGCGGCCAGGCTTCGAGAAGTCGTCACGAAAGTGAAGACGTCGAGCCCAGAGAAGACCGAGACGAGGGCGCCACCTGCACAGCGCCTGGGCATCGAAAATGAAACG AGGCCCGCGGACCGTAGGTGCGGCCGCCGCTTCTACACGTACTGCGAGCACGGGAGACGCGAGGCCTACTACAGCGGCCGGTCTCGCTCGTGCGCCTGGAGCGAGCGAGACCACGTGCGCGTCTGCAACCGCGGCGCCAACCGGTTCCGCAACCTGGGCACTTGTCTAGACAGCTGCGCCCGGGATCCGCCACGCGAACGCTGCTTCGAGAGCGTGCTCTTCACCGACTGCTCGCG GCAAGACGTGGTCGAAGAGTGGTGGTTCTTCGAGGGTGCTCGCTGCGTCCGGTGGGACTTGCCGTTTGGTGACTGCCCGTCTTCCCGAGGTGGCCGGGCGTTCAGGTCCCGCAACGAGTGCTCCAGGATGTGCCTGGAATCGCGCCGAGGGCTAGAAGGTGCCTCGGCGCTTAAACGCAGCCGCTGTCGAGCCCCGGTCGCTGTCACGTGCGACATTCGCCACATCCGGTACCCGTACTTCGCGGACATGAACGCCCGGGGAAACGCCCGGTGCGTCAGGGCATGGAAGCCCACCCTGCTGAGTCGACTTTGCCTCGTCGGGTCGAATCGGTTCGACTCACTCTCGACCTGCAGCCGCGTGTGCGGGAGTTCACCACCGGACGTTTTGTGA